Proteins encoded within one genomic window of Chrysiogenia bacterium:
- a CDS encoding thioredoxin domain-containing protein, with translation MSETSNSLPSSEKWGEALHPVEGRKPNRLIDSTSPYLLQHAYNPVDWYPWGDEAFEKAEREHKPVFLSIGYSSCHWCHVMEHESFEDEQVAALLNERYVAIKVDREERPDLDEIYMTAVQLM, from the coding sequence ATGAGCGAAACCAGCAACTCCCTCCCGTCCTCGGAAAAATGGGGCGAGGCCCTCCACCCCGTCGAGGGCCGAAAGCCCAACCGGCTCATCGATTCAACGAGCCCCTACCTGCTGCAGCACGCCTACAACCCGGTCGACTGGTACCCGTGGGGCGACGAGGCCTTCGAAAAAGCCGAGCGCGAGCACAAGCCGGTGTTTCTCTCCATCGGGTATTCCTCCTGCCACTGGTGTCACGTGATGGAGCACGAATCCTTCGAGGACGAGCAGGTCGCCGCACTGCTCAACGAGCGCTACGTCGCCATCAAGGTCGACCGTGAAGAGCGCCCCGACCTCGACGAGATCTACATGACCGCCGTGCAACTCATG